The Halioglobus maricola genome segment GCCCACCGCGTCCGCGCCAGCACAGTATTCCGCAGGGTAGAACGCATTCAAACCTGTTGCAGTGCCGTCCGTGAGGTCGCCTTCGTTGTAACCGTGGCGGCGCTCTTGCGACGCGCTACCCGTGACGTAGCGCGCGCTACCGGTGATCTTGCCGCCGTTGTCGTAGTTTAATTCAAGATTGAAGTTGGTTGATTCGCGATCGTAGCTATCGTTCTGCGTAAACGACTTGACGCGGCGCGCAGCAATGTCCATTTCCTGAATCGAGACCCACTCTTTATCAGTGAAATCGCCAGTGTTGCGGGACTGGTTAGCCGTGAAATAGTCAAGCCCCTGCCACTTGTTGGTGGCACTCATACCCACCTTGCGGTTGTACTCTTCCTGTTCGGTATAGAACACCTCAGCGACCACTTCGAAACCTTCACCAAGATCTGCCTGGAAGGCTGCGTTCAAACCCAGACGCTCACGTTCAGTGACCTGATTCCAGGCCACAACACCCTGGGGCGCGATGGCATTGGTATCGGGGAAAGCCGCTGTCGAGCCCCAATCATTGACACCGTTAACCCAGCCAGAGTCGCCGGAGGGCTCAGCGGTATTGAAACCGTTGTAGTAGTTGGCCAGATTTGGGTTGGCATAGGCCGCAGCCACCAACACGCCCATCCGATCATTGCGCCAGTTAAACAGCGCACTACCGGCTGGGTCTGTTTCCTCTGTTTCGGCTCCGGTCTGGACCTCAATATTGGCCGCACCACTGAAACCCTCTTCAAGATCGAACGGGCGCCGTGTTTTCAGATTGATCGTACCTGTTATGCCGGACGTCGCCATATTGGCCGTGGCTGACTTGTACACATCCGCGCCGGCGAAAAGCTGGGCGGGAATATCCGTCATGGAGGGCTGCAGGCTATTAATGTTGCCAGCGCCGAGGTAAACCTCTCCGTTCAGCTGCGTGATCACCTGGGGCAAGCCGCGAATAGTGACATTGTCACCCTCACCAGCGTTGCGGGTAATCTGAACCCCCGGAATTCGCTGGAGTGAATCGGCGATCGTGACATCGGGAAGCTTACCGAGGTCCTCGGCGACGATACCGTCCATCACCTGATCGTTGTCGCGCTTCAGGTTGACTGCCGATGCCTGAGCGTAGCGGTGACCGGTAACGACCACCTCTTCAAGTACAGGTTCCTCTTGAGCGAACACAGAGCTGCCTACCCCTGCCAACAGGCAGGAAGCAATACTGGTCACCAGGACCTTGCGTTGGAAATGTGGCTTGGTACGTTTCATTTATTATCCCTCTTCTATGCAGACGGTTGTTTTAATAATCCTGCAGTTCCACATCTCTTTTCGCCTTAAGCCTCTCAGATGGAGCTTAAACGTTTTACTTATACAGCGAAAAAAAACGTGTTTGGGTTGCACTGTCGGTCTCGATTATTGCTTTTCGGCCAACAGTTGCGAGTACCACATGCCCTCTTCGGGGCTCTGGGTACGACCACTGAACGACTTCGCTCACCGGCCCTAAACGTTTTACATATTCGTACCGCAGACAGAACTTGTCAACTGCTTTTCTAGCGAGAGAAACAACAAACACGCCAATAACATCATAAATCCCTGATTATTATAGATATTTAATTTTCGTGGCGATGGCTTTTGCAGGCCCGAGCAACGAATCCAGGGAATACGCCCTTGAATACTCATTATCCGGTCCGCAGCCGGCCTGGGGTCGGCTCGCTTGCACAATCACGAATCCGGTGTTTTAATGTAAAACGTTTAACAGCTTTTTTGGCTGACGCACCTCCTTGCACGACAGAAGAATAATTCGAATACAGAGGAAAAAAGGGCATGCGCCTGCAGACAATCGACATACTCATTATTCTGGCCTACCTCGTAGCGACTGTGCTCATCGGCCTCTACCTGCGCAAGCGGGCCAGCGAAAACCTCCAGGCCTATTTCCAGGGTGGCAAGCAATTGCCCTGGTACATGCTCGGGCTGTCCAATGCCTCAGGGATGTTCGATATCTCTGGCACCATGTGGTTGGTTGCCCTGTGTTTCGTCTACGGTATGAAGAGCATCTGGATTCCCTGGCTGTGGCCGGTATTCAACCAGGTGTTTCTGGCCGTGTTTCTGTCGATGTGGTTGCGCCGCTCCAACGTTCTCACCGGTGCCGAGTGGATGCACACACGGTTCGGTAACAATGTCGGAGCACGCCTTTCCCACGGCATCATCGTCGCCTTTGCCTTGATCAGCGTGCTGGGGTTCCTGGCGTATGGCTTCATCGGTGTAGGCAAGTTCATGGAGATCTTTATTCCCTGGGAAACGGTCTCCACAGTGGTGCCTTTCCATGTGCCTGAAGCCTATGTCCCCCACCTTTACGGTATATTCTTTACCAGTATCGCCACGCTCTATGTACTACTGGGCGGCATGTACAGCATTGTTTGGGCGGATGTACTGCAATTCACCATCATGACCATCTCGGCAATCACCATTGCGGTGATCGCCATGATATCGGTCTCTCCAGAGGCTCTTCACGCGGCCACCCCGGAAGGCTGGGCCAATCCGTTTTTCGGCTGGCGCCTGGATCTCGACTGGAGCGGCATCATCGCTGAGGTCAACGACAAGATCATCTCCGATGGCTACACCCTGTTCAGCATTTTCTTCATGATGATGCTGTTCAAGGGGGTACTGCTGAGCCTGGCAGGGCCCGCGCCCAACTATGACATGCAGAAGATCCTGGCGACACGCTCGCCAAGAGAAGCCGCATTGATGAGCGGCTTCGTTTCAGTCGTGCTCATGCCCATCCGCTACCTGATGATCGCCGGTTTCGCCGTACTCGCCATTGTCTACTATCAGGATCTTGACCTGGTTTCAGGTGGCGAACTGGACTTCGAAAACATTCTTCCCTCCGCCATGCTGCAGTTTGTACCGGTGGGCCTACTCGGCCTGCTGCTCGCCGGACTGCTTGCAGCGTTCATGTCTACATTCGCTTCCACTGTGAACGCTGCGCCGGCCTACCTGGTCAACGACGTCTACAAACGCTATATCAAGCCCGAGGCCAGCGACAGACAGCTGGTACGTGCCAGCTACATTGTGTCCCTCTCTGTGGTGGTGATCAGCATCCTGATCGGCCTGTTCGTAGAAAGTATCAACAGCGTATTAATGTGGCTGGTATCAGGACTCTGGGGCGGCTACGTGGTCTCCAACGTTCTCAAATGGTATTGGTGGCGCCTCAACGGCATGGGCTATTTCAGCGGAATGGCCGCCGGCATCTTCGGTGCTCTTGCCTTCCCACCGATGTTCCAGGGTGTATTTGAAGGGGTTTCCTCCGACATCTTGCCACTTTACCTGTTCCCGCTCCTGCTGATGTTCTCCGGCGCAGCCTGCATTCTGGCCAGCCTGTTCACCGAGCCCGAAGACAACGAAGTACTGCTGGATTTTTACACCAATGTAAGGCCCTGGGGTTTCTGGGGTCCTATCCAGCGTCTCGCCCTGGAGCGCGACCCAAATTTTAAACGCAACGAAGATTTCGGCCGCGACATGTTTAACGTGGCCCTGGGCATTGTCGCTCAGACCTGCCTGGTGGCAGCACCCATCTTCCTGGTTATTCGCGAGTGGACCTCCCTGAGCCTGAGCCTGGGAGTATTCGCCATCGCGGCGGCAGTGCTGTACCGCACCTGGTACAGCAACTTGCCGTCCGCGAACGAAAAACTCCGCTCCATTACTTACTGACAGCGAGAACAAACATGACTGCCGACAACGCAGCAAGCTATGGGTTTTTTGACGACGAGAATCGAGAGTATGTCGTCACTGAGCCCCGCACACCCTACCCCTGGATCAACTATCTGGGCAGCGAAAATTTCTTTTCGCTCATTTCCAATACCGCGGGAGGGTACAGCTTCTATCGCGACGCAAAATTCCGCCGACTCACCCGCTATCGCTACAACAATGTTCCTATGGACGACGGCGGCCGGTACTTCTACATCCGCGATGGTGAAACCATCTGGAATCCGGGCTGGAAACCAACTCGCACTGAACTCGACGACTACAGTTGCCGCCATGGCATGGGCTACACCCGGGTCGCGGGCGCAAAGAACGGCCTACACTGCGACGTACTGTTCTTTGTGCCGCCGGGAGACAATGTCGAAATCCAGAAGCTCACCCTGCGCAACGATTCCCAGGAGGAAAAGCAGGTGCAGTTGTTCTCACTCCTCGAATGGTGCCTGTGGAATGCCGAGGACGACACCACCAACTTTCAACGGAATTATTCTACCGGTGAAGTAGAAGTCGAAAACTCAACGATCTACCACAAAACCGAATACCGCGAGCGCCGCAATCACTACGCTTTCTATCACTGCAATGCAGAGCTGGCTGGATTCGACACCAGCCGGGACAGTTTTCTGGGGCCCTATAACGGCTTTGACCAACCCGAGGCGGTCACCTCCGGTAAGCCGGGGAATTCCATCGCCCACGGCTGGTCACC includes the following:
- a CDS encoding sodium:solute symporter family protein, which encodes MRLQTIDILIILAYLVATVLIGLYLRKRASENLQAYFQGGKQLPWYMLGLSNASGMFDISGTMWLVALCFVYGMKSIWIPWLWPVFNQVFLAVFLSMWLRRSNVLTGAEWMHTRFGNNVGARLSHGIIVAFALISVLGFLAYGFIGVGKFMEIFIPWETVSTVVPFHVPEAYVPHLYGIFFTSIATLYVLLGGMYSIVWADVLQFTIMTISAITIAVIAMISVSPEALHAATPEGWANPFFGWRLDLDWSGIIAEVNDKIISDGYTLFSIFFMMMLFKGVLLSLAGPAPNYDMQKILATRSPREAALMSGFVSVVLMPIRYLMIAGFAVLAIVYYQDLDLVSGGELDFENILPSAMLQFVPVGLLGLLLAGLLAAFMSTFASTVNAAPAYLVNDVYKRYIKPEASDRQLVRASYIVSLSVVVISILIGLFVESINSVLMWLVSGLWGGYVVSNVLKWYWWRLNGMGYFSGMAAGIFGALAFPPMFQGVFEGVSSDILPLYLFPLLLMFSGAACILASLFTEPEDNEVLLDFYTNVRPWGFWGPIQRLALERDPNFKRNEDFGRDMFNVALGIVAQTCLVAAPIFLVIREWTSLSLSLGVFAIAAAVLYRTWYSNLPSANEKLRSITY